The genomic interval TTAAAGAATGTGAGCAATTCGCAGAAGATTCTCCTTATCCAGAACCTCAACAGATGTACGATATGGTTTATGAACAAGAAGATTATCCTTTTATAAGTTAAGATATGGCTACAATAATAAATATGCCCAGACTAAGTGACACCATGGAAGAAGGTGTTGTGGCAAAATGGTTAAAAAATGTTGGAGATAAAATTGAGGAAGGTGATATTTTAGCCGAAATCGAAACCGACAAAGCAACAATGGAATTTGAGTCTTTCTACGAAGGAACTCTTTTATATATTGGTATTCAAGAAGGAGAAACTTCTCCTGTTGATGTTTTATTAGCTGTTATTGGTGAAGAGGGTGAAGATATTTCTGCAATTATAAACGGTGATGAAGCAGAACCTGCAAAGGAAGAAGCCACTACTGAAGAAGTAAAAGAAGAAACTACTACAGAAACAAGTGCTACTGAATCTGCTGCAATTCCAGAAGGAGTGCAAGTAATTACAATGCCTCGTTTAAGTGATACAATGACTGATGGTACTGTGGCAACATGGTTAAAAACAGTTGGTGATGAAGTTTCTGAAGGTGATATGCTTGCCGAAATTGAAACAGATAAAGCAACAATGGAATTTGAGTGTTTCTATGAAGGAACAATCTTATACATTGGTGTACAAGAAGGAGAAACAGCTCCTGTAGATAGTTTATTAACTATTATTGGCCCTGCCGGAACAGATGTTTCTGCAATTGTTGCTAATGGTGGTGCTACTTCTGCTCCTGCTGAAGAAAAACCAGCTACTGCTAAAGCTCCTGAAAAAACTGAAGCTGCTGCTACAAAACCAGCTGCTAAAGTAGAAGAAACTAAAACTGTTTCTACTTCAAACACTTCTAACGGACGTATTTTTGCATCTCCTTTAGCTAAGAAAATTGCTTCTGATAAAGGAATTAATTTAGCAGATGTTAGTGGTTCTGGTGAAAACGGAAGAATCATTAAAAAAGATGTAGAAAACTATACTCCTGCTGCTAAAGTTGAAGCTGCTCCTGCCACTGCAAGTGTTGCTGCTGCTGGTGTAGAAAACTCAGAAGAAGTTAAAAATTCTCAAATGCGTAAAGCAATTGCTAAGTCTTTAGGTAACTCTAAATTCTCTGCTCCTGATTTCAGTTTAAATATTGAAGTTGATATGGACAATGCAATGGCATCTAGAAAAATAATAAATGCAATTCCAGACACTAAAGTATCTTTTAACGATATGGTAGTTAAGGCATGTGCAATGGCATTAAAAAAACATCCACAAGTAA from Polaribacter sejongensis carries:
- a CDS encoding pyruvate dehydrogenase complex dihydrolipoamide acetyltransferase; translated protein: MATIINMPRLSDTMEEGVVAKWLKNVGDKIEEGDILAEIETDKATMEFESFYEGTLLYIGIQEGETSPVDVLLAVIGEEGEDISAIINGDEAEPAKEEATTEEVKEETTTETSATESAAIPEGVQVITMPRLSDTMTDGTVATWLKTVGDEVSEGDMLAEIETDKATMEFECFYEGTILYIGVQEGETAPVDSLLTIIGPAGTDVSAIVANGGATSAPAEEKPATAKAPEKTEAAATKPAAKVEETKTVSTSNTSNGRIFASPLAKKIASDKGINLADVSGSGENGRIIKKDVENYTPAAKVEAAPATASVAAAGVENSEEVKNSQMRKAIAKSLGNSKFSAPDFSLNIEVDMDNAMASRKIINAIPDTKVSFNDMVVKACAMALKKHPQVNTSWSEANTIYHSHIHVGVAVAVDDGLLVPVIKHTDGLSLTQIGAGVRDLAGKARNKKLTPAEMQGSTFTVSNLGMFGIGSFNSIINQPNSAILSVGAIVQKPVVKDGQIVVGNTMNLTLTSDHRTVDGAVGAQFLQTLKTFIENPVTMLA